GGGGCTGGTTATCTGGGTACAGCTATAGCGGAGGGGCTGGCTGAGGCTGGTGCGGCGGTCTATCTGGTAAGCTCGAATGGGCAGCGCTGCAAGGAGACCGCTGAGGCGATCGCCCGCACCACCGGAGCAGCCTGCTTCGGCAAGGCGATGGATATCCGGCAGGAAGCATCAGTCAGAGAATGTATTCAGAGCATCGCTGAAGCGGCCGGAAGCATCGATATCCTGGTGAATAATGCCGCATTCAGCTCAGCCGCAAGGCTTGCGGATATGAGTGAAGAACAGTGGCTGGCCGGGCTGGACGGGACGATCAACGGAACCTTCAGATGTGTCAAAGCGGTCCTGCCCTATATGGTTGAGCAAAAGAGAGGCTCCATCATTAACGTCTCCTCGATGTACGGGCTGGTCTCGCCTAACCCGGAGGTCTACGGAGACAGCGGGATGGATAATCCCGCTAATTACGGAGCCGGTAAAGCAGCGATAGGCCAGTTTACCCGTTACATTGCCTGCCACTTCGGGCAACACGGAATCAGAGCGAATACGGTATCGCCCGGGCCCTTTCCTAATGCAGCGGTTCAAGCTGCTGATCCGCAGTTCATCCAGGATCTGAAACGGAAGAATCCGCTGGGCAGAATCGGTACCCCTGAAGATCTAAAGGGAGTGATGGTGTTCCTGGCTTCCGCCGCCTCAAGCTATGTTACAGGTGAGAATATTTCTGTTGACGGAGGCTGGACCGCATGGTAAGCACAGCAGCTAATCCAATGAATATATGGATTCGGGCCGATTCTTCGTATTCAATGGGCACGGGCCATATCATGCGCTGCCTGACACTTGCAGGCGGGCTTGCCGCCAGAGGCGGGCAGATCACGTTCATTTGCCGCGAGCTGCCGGGGAATCTGGCCGACTATATCAGAGGCCAGGGCTATGCGGTGGAGCTGCTGCCGCCCCCGGATGATCCGTCGTACGCCGCATTCTGGCTTCAGGTGGATTGGCGGACCGATGCTATGGAGACGGTGCAGCGGCTGGAGGGGGCTGCTCCTGCGGATTGCCTCATTATCGACCATTATGGGATTGATAAGCGGTGGGAGACATGGGTACAGGGGAAAGTGAAAAAGATAGTAGCCATCGACGATCTGGCGGACCGCCCGCATGAGTGTGATCTGCTGCTGGACCCCAATCCATCCGCTGCCAGAGACCGTTACCAGGGGCTGCTGCCTGCTTACTGCACGAAATTGACAGGCACCTGCTATACACTGCTCCGGCCTGAATTCCGCGCGGCTAAGAGGGGGCTGGCTGAACGGGACGGAAGCATAAGCCGGGTTCTGGTGTTTTTTGGCGGCACCGATCCTACGGGGGAGACTCTCAAAACCTTGCAGGCCCTGCAAAGTCCCGCCTTCGCTAACCTGCGGCTGGATGTCGTAGCAGGCGGAATGAACCGCCGCAAGGATGAGATTGCCTTCCTATGCGGCTCGATGCCGAATTCCACCTTCCATTGTCAGATTGATTACATGGCTGACCTGATGAAGAAGGCGGACCTCTCCATCGGAGCAGGCGGAAGTACTACCTGGGAGCGCTGTTACCTGGGCCTGCCTTCGCTGTGCATTATTACGGCGGATAATCAGCGGGAGATTACGGCCTTGGTTCATGCGCAGGGGGCTGCATTAAGCCTGGGGAAGAGTAATGAAGTGACAGCCCAAGCAATTGAGCAGGGGCTTAAGGCTATGCTGGCTGACCCGGCGAGGGTACGGGTCATGTCAGATCAGGCGCTCCGCCTGATGGGCGAGGATAAATGGGATGAGGTTATAGACAGGATTATGGGAGGGGACTATGGCAGACCTAAGGGATTACAGGCTTGAGAAGCTGAGCCGGGAGCATAGCCGGCTAATATGGGAATGGCGCAATGCCGATCACATCCGGCCCTATATGAATCATGACGGGATGATTCCACTGGAAGAGCATCTTAGCTGGATGGATGCCATAGCGGAGGATACCAGCCGGGTCGTCCGGATCTGTTACTATCTGGACACACCGGTGGGCTTCGTGCAGTTCTCGCAGATCGACAGGGTCCACAAAATCTGTGAATGGGGCTTTTATATAGGGGAGAAGAGCTGTCCCCCCGGCTCCGGCACCATGATGGGAATCTTGGCGCTGGAGCATATTTTCCAGGTAGAGCAGCTAAGTAAGGTATGCGCGCAAATTCTGGATTTCAATCAGCGGAGCTTGTCCTATCACCGGAAACTAGGCTTCGTAGAGGAAGGCAGGCTATGCAGGCAACGGATCAGAAATCATCAGCCAGTGGATGTGGTCTTGATGGCCCTGTTCCGGGAGCAATGGGAGAGCCGCAGGCTACGGCTGACAGAGGAGGCAACGACAAGCCATGAAGGAAATCAGGATCGGTAACCGCACCATCGGCAGCGGACATCCGCCTTTTGTCATCGCGGAGATGTCCGGTAATCATAATCAGTCCCTGGACCGTGCGCTCGAAATCGTTAAGGCCGCCGCCCGGTCTGGTGCACATGCGTTCAAAATCCAGACCTATACGCCGGACACCATGACGCTTAATCTACGGAATAAGGATTTCATGATTGGGGAATCGAACGGGCTGTGGAAAGGGAAGTCGCTGTATGAGCTGTATGCTGAAGCATATACGCCCTGGGAGTGGCATGAGCCAATCTTTGCTTCGTGCAGGGCACTCGGGATGATTCCATTCAGCACCCCGTTCGATGAGTCCTCGCTAGAGTTCCTGGAGAGCCTCGGCGCCCTCTGCTACAAGATTGCTTCCTTTGAAAATAATGATATTCCCTTATTACGGAAGGTGGCCTCCAAAGGGAAGCCGATGATTATTTCCACCGGGATG
The window above is part of the Paenibacillus sp. FSL H8-0048 genome. Proteins encoded here:
- a CDS encoding SDR family oxidoreductase; translation: MRTLQELFNLQGKAAVVTGGAGYLGTAIAEGLAEAGAAVYLVSSNGQRCKETAEAIARTTGAACFGKAMDIRQEASVRECIQSIAEAAGSIDILVNNAAFSSAARLADMSEEQWLAGLDGTINGTFRCVKAVLPYMVEQKRGSIINVSSMYGLVSPNPEVYGDSGMDNPANYGAGKAAIGQFTRYIACHFGQHGIRANTVSPGPFPNAAVQAADPQFIQDLKRKNPLGRIGTPEDLKGVMVFLASAASSYVTGENISVDGGWTAW
- the pseG gene encoding UDP-2,4-diacetamido-2,4,6-trideoxy-beta-L-altropyranose hydrolase, giving the protein MNIWIRADSSYSMGTGHIMRCLTLAGGLAARGGQITFICRELPGNLADYIRGQGYAVELLPPPDDPSYAAFWLQVDWRTDAMETVQRLEGAAPADCLIIDHYGIDKRWETWVQGKVKKIVAIDDLADRPHECDLLLDPNPSAARDRYQGLLPAYCTKLTGTCYTLLRPEFRAAKRGLAERDGSISRVLVFFGGTDPTGETLKTLQALQSPAFANLRLDVVAGGMNRRKDEIAFLCGSMPNSTFHCQIDYMADLMKKADLSIGAGGSTTWERCYLGLPSLCIITADNQREITALVHAQGAALSLGKSNEVTAQAIEQGLKAMLADPARVRVMSDQALRLMGEDKWDEVIDRIMGGDYGRPKGLQA
- the pseH gene encoding UDP-4-amino-4,6-dideoxy-N-acetyl-beta-L-altrosamine N-acetyltransferase; protein product: MADLRDYRLEKLSREHSRLIWEWRNADHIRPYMNHDGMIPLEEHLSWMDAIAEDTSRVVRICYYLDTPVGFVQFSQIDRVHKICEWGFYIGEKSCPPGSGTMMGILALEHIFQVEQLSKVCAQILDFNQRSLSYHRKLGFVEEGRLCRQRIRNHQPVDVVLMALFREQWESRRLRLTEEATTSHEGNQDR